One genomic window of Elaeis guineensis isolate ETL-2024a chromosome 2, EG11, whole genome shotgun sequence includes the following:
- the LOC105048867 gene encoding solanesyl-diphosphate synthase 2, chloroplastic, translating into MFSLTCSQRALDLVACGCPLSGGGCGRSRRRPVWRRSGGARCRVSSTQNVDVSSLGPPVGVKPLVSGTGPIQMSSLLEAVSNDLQQLNKNLKSIVGSENPVLVSAAEQIFGAGGKRLRPALVFLVSRATAQIAGLEELTTQHQRLAEIIEMIHTASLIHDDVLDESEMRRGKATIHQLYGTRVAVLAGDFMFAQSSWYLANLENIEVIKLISQVIKDFASGEIKQASGLFDCDVTLEEYLLKSYYKTASLIAASTKAAAIFSGVSSSLCEQMYEYGKNLGLSFQVVDDILDFTQSAEQLGKPAGSDLAKGNLTAPVIFALEKEPRIRDIINSEFSDDGSLDTAIHLVNECGGIKRAQDLAKEKGDLAIQNLQCLPQCEFRSSLEGMVKYNLERIY; encoded by the exons ATGTTTTCTTTGACGTGTAGCCAGAGGGCTTTGGATCTGGTCGCTTGTGGGTGCCCTTTGAGTGGAGGCGGCTGTGGGAGGTCGCGGCGGAGGCCGGTTTGGCGGCGCAGCGGTGGTGCTCGCTGCCGGGTCTCATCGACACAGAATG TGGATGTTTCAAGTTTGGGGCCGCCTGTTGGTGTCAAACCTTTGGTATCTGGTACCGGACCCATCCAGATGTCTTCTTTGCTGGAAGCGGTTTCCAATGACCTGCAACAGCTAAACAAGAATCTAAAATCA ATTGTTGGATCAGAAAATCCAGTTCTAGTGTCTGCAGCGGAGCAGATATTTGGTGCTGGTGGAAAGAGGTTGAGGCCTGCTCTGGTTTTCCTGGTGTCAAGGGCCACTGCTCAAATTGCAGGTTTAGA GGAACTAACAACCCAACATCAACGTTTAGCAGAGATCATCGAGATGATCCATACAGCAAGTTTGATACATGATGATGTGTTAGATGAAAGTGAAATGCGAAGAG GGAAGGCAACAATTCATCAACTATATGGGACACGAGTAGCAGTACTGGCTGGAGACTTCATGTTTGCACAATCTTCTTGGTACCTCGCAAATCTTGAAAACATTGAAGTTATAAAACTTATAAGCCAA GTTATCAAGGATTTTGCTAGTGGTGAAATAAAGCAAGCTTCAGGCCTTTTCGACTGTGATGTTACGCTGGAAGAGTATTTGCTTAAGAGCTACTACAAGACTGCATCTTTGATTGCCGCAAGCACAAAGGCTGCTGCTATATTTAGTGGTGTCAGCAGTAGCTTGTGCGAACAGATGTATGAATATGGAAAGAACCTGGGCCTATCATTCCAGGTGGTTGATGACATTCTGGACTTCACTCAATCCGCAGAGCAACTTGGCAAACCAGCTGGTAGTGACCTGGCAAAGGGAAACTTGACTGCCCCTGTGATTTTTGCATTAGAGAAGGAGCCAAGGATACGAGATATCATCAACTCCGAGTTCAGTGATGATGGTTCATTAGACACTGCAATACACTTAGTTAATGAGTGTGGAGGAATCAAGAGAGCTCAAGATCTAGCAAAAGAAAAAGGTGACTTGGCAATCCAAAATCTTCAGTGCCTCCCTCAGTGTGAGTTCAGATCTTCACTTGAGGGGATGGTGAAATATAATCTTGAAAGGATTTACTAG